Proteins found in one Hevea brasiliensis isolate MT/VB/25A 57/8 chromosome 18, ASM3005281v1, whole genome shotgun sequence genomic segment:
- the LOC110657621 gene encoding uncharacterized protein LOC110657621, whose product MADFGNLSDTDDSAVEELISQAQDLSVLEQVSKINCAAFSDSLLPSDLETRFLKLKPKPKSSNAHFNFDSLRGKTVHGSPNKTGSVGKTSSMKDEVDSFLNAKDKESASKGFVSFPLNSSIGEEIFFPVDENPSREKGLEEKSKDESLFSPSDSSNSWIENFISTPSKHNSGKRSSFNSKLKSESFNSPLGSPNYSMDSPSPPRKTGCFWCSPKKDSKKKKKENWNIIEWGSKNDEFLSVLNTFSSKEQEKILRQAMKEQEKISREAEKIVQWAKQASDRMSFHGIEDELSDDDDKSKI is encoded by the coding sequence ATGGCCGATTTTGGAAACCTTTCAGACACTGACGATTCAGCAGTGGAGGAGCTTATCTCCCAAGCACAAGACCTCTCTGTTCTTGAACAAGTCTCTAAAATCAATTGTGCTGCTTTTTCTGATTCACTCCTTCCTTCTGATTTGGAAACCCGATTCCTCAAACTCAAACCCAAACCCAAATCTTCAAATGCCCATTTCAATTTTGACTCTCTCAGAGGCAAGACAGTTCATGGCTCTCCTAACAAAACTGGCTCAGTTGGGAAAACGAGCTCAATGAAGGATGAAGTAGATAGTTTCTTGAATGCTAAAGACAAGGAATCAGCAAGTAAAGGGTTTGTTTCTTTCCCCTTGAATTCTTCTATAGGAGAAGAGATTTTCTTCCCTGTAGATGAAAACCCAAGTAGAGAAAAGGGTTTGGAGGAGAAATCCAAAGATGAATCGCTTTTCTCCCCTTCTGATTCTTCCAATTCATGGATTGAAAATTTCATTTCCACGCCATCCAAACATAACTCAGGGAAGAGGAGTTCGTTTAATTCTAAATTGAAATCTGAGTCATTTAATTCTCCTTTGGGTTCGCCAAACTATTCCATGGATTCGCCTTCTCCTCCTCGGAAAACCGGCTGCTTTTGGTGTTCCCCGAAGAAGGAttcaaagaaaaagaagaaagaaaactgGAATATTATTGAATGGGGTAGCAAGAATGATGAGTTCTTGTCGGTTTTAAACACATTTTCATCGAAGGAGCAAGAAAAGATTCTAAGACAGGCAATGAAAGAGCAAGAGAAAATTAGCAGGGAGGCGGAGAAGATTGTTCAATGGGCAAAACAAGCATCAGATAGGATGAGTTTTCACGGGATTGAAGATGAACTCAGTGATGATGATGATAAAAGCAAAATTTGA